From the genome of Halomonas sp. I5-271120, one region includes:
- a CDS encoding methyl-accepting chemotaxis protein, protein MRYFDNMTVKLSGSLVLIAFTLMLLVSAGLGLFANHYSRQAFGTLNQINVEQAQALNHAYVDMLRARVELNRAAQLVRKPSFDRPGPVIERAEGLMSSAEKAFQDFLAIPPQPSQTDTIGTLKNHFQSLLNTGLSLQLMVLKENDVGAYDSGQSRVSDMSEAFMESADAFFAASQESGNGLAAQFDRMGTWMNAAMGGAVAITLLLVLVTVWGVTVNVIRPLRRLIGYFRHMAEGDLSQPIETKGNNEIGQLYSELSRMQQSLANTVGRVRESSATILDSAQRTSEGNQELSSRTQQQASSLEQTAASLDELTATVAHNADNSRQAAKLADDASSKARAGGEVISNFVDTMSEINDRSTQIHDIIALIDNIAFQTNLLALNASVEAARAGEHGRGFAVVASEVRSLASRSANAANDVRRLIDDSRQSLERGNTLSTEASQGMETVIAAVGQVNGLMEQIAQASDEQHRGIEQLNQAMNQMETVTQHNAQLVEQASKGAMSLEDEAEQMRRFAARFTTSMNMKVGETSPSSGAGLKPPTAHIETEHDWMPRVVADEASQASGADTQRDTALLQ, encoded by the coding sequence ATGCGATACTTCGACAACATGACGGTCAAGCTCAGTGGATCATTGGTACTGATTGCCTTCACGCTCATGCTTCTGGTCAGCGCCGGCCTCGGACTCTTCGCCAATCATTACAGCCGTCAGGCCTTCGGTACGCTCAACCAGATCAACGTCGAGCAGGCCCAGGCCCTCAATCATGCCTATGTCGACATGCTGCGCGCCCGAGTGGAGTTGAACCGAGCAGCTCAATTGGTCCGCAAGCCCTCATTCGATCGCCCCGGACCGGTCATCGAGCGCGCCGAAGGCCTGATGAGCTCGGCCGAAAAAGCCTTTCAGGACTTCCTGGCGATTCCTCCCCAGCCCTCCCAGACAGACACCATCGGCACCCTCAAGAATCACTTCCAGTCGCTGCTCAATACCGGCCTCTCACTGCAGTTGATGGTGCTCAAGGAAAACGACGTCGGCGCCTATGACTCCGGACAATCCCGCGTGAGCGACATGAGCGAGGCCTTCATGGAGAGCGCGGACGCCTTCTTCGCTGCCTCCCAGGAGAGCGGCAACGGTCTCGCCGCGCAGTTCGACCGCATGGGCACCTGGATGAACGCGGCCATGGGCGGCGCCGTGGCCATTACCCTGTTGCTCGTGCTGGTGACCGTCTGGGGAGTCACCGTTAACGTCATCCGACCGCTGCGCCGACTCATCGGGTACTTCCGCCACATGGCAGAAGGCGATCTTTCCCAACCCATCGAGACCAAGGGCAACAACGAGATCGGCCAGCTATATAGCGAGCTCTCCCGGATGCAACAGTCACTGGCAAACACTGTCGGCCGGGTGCGCGAGAGCAGCGCTACCATTCTCGACAGCGCCCAGCGCACGAGCGAGGGCAACCAGGAACTGTCCTCACGCACCCAGCAACAGGCCTCGTCGCTCGAGCAGACCGCGGCAAGCCTCGACGAACTGACCGCCACCGTGGCCCACAACGCCGACAACTCCCGTCAAGCGGCCAAACTGGCCGACGACGCCAGCAGCAAGGCCCGCGCCGGTGGTGAGGTGATCAGCAACTTCGTCGACACCATGAGCGAGATCAATGATCGCTCGACGCAGATTCACGACATCATCGCGCTGATCGACAACATCGCGTTCCAAACCAACCTGCTGGCCCTGAATGCCTCGGTAGAGGCAGCTCGGGCCGGCGAGCACGGCCGTGGTTTCGCGGTAGTGGCGAGCGAAGTACGCTCGCTGGCCTCACGCAGCGCCAATGCCGCCAACGACGTGCGTCGCCTGATCGACGACTCCCGCCAGAGCCTCGAGCGTGGCAATACCCTGTCGACTGAGGCCAGCCAGGGGATGGAGACCGTCATCGCGGCGGTCGGTCAGGTCAACGGCCTAATGGAGCAGATCGCCCAAGCTTCCGACGAGCAGCATCGTGGCATCGAACAACTCAACCAGGCCATGAACCAGATGGAGACCGTCACCCAGCACAATGCCCAACTGGTCGAACAGGCCTCTAAGGGAGCGATGTCGCTTGAGGATGAGGCCGAGCAGATGCGCCGTTTCGCCGCCCGCTTTACGACCAGTATGAACATGAAAGTCGGAGAAACGTCGCCATCTTCAGGCGCTGGGCTGAAGCCACCGACAGCGCATATTGAGACCGAGCACGACTGGATGCCCCGAGTCGTCGCCGATGAAGCGTCCCAGGCGTCAGGCGCAGATACACAGCGCGACACCGCCTTGCTACAGTGA
- a CDS encoding Bcr/CflA family multidrug efflux MFS transporter: MTLSTRRVALLVAANTALAPFAIDAYLPAMPALAEAVGASIHHTELSISVFLFGFAIGQLTGGPMSDRLGRKPVLLTGLFVFCLASLAITQVSSLETLWAFRFVQALGGGACVVNSAAIVRDCFSGREAAKVMSTMAMIMMLAPLAAPAVGSGLLYLADWWLIFVFLAAYAAFLGWLLGTRLPETRSPDQPTASFRQVLGNYASVFRHREAMGYICAVAMAFAGMFAFITASPFLYMDYYSLSPAMYPVVFGANVVVMASSNRLNILLLHYRSPQQNLRLGLGVQLLAASGLVLVVALGLDSLYTVVPLIMLFMGQIGLITPNAMSSLLEKFSHMSATATALLGSIQFSCGALAGVLVGAFEVESPWPMVLTMLGVSTLGNLGLRFLVRSDVNT; this comes from the coding sequence GTGACACTGAGTACCCGAAGAGTGGCTCTGCTGGTGGCTGCCAACACGGCGTTGGCACCCTTTGCTATCGATGCCTACCTGCCGGCCATGCCGGCGCTGGCCGAGGCCGTAGGAGCGAGCATTCATCACACTGAGCTGTCGATCAGCGTCTTTCTGTTCGGCTTCGCTATCGGTCAACTGACCGGCGGCCCCATGTCCGATCGTCTGGGACGCAAGCCGGTGCTGCTGACTGGTCTGTTCGTGTTCTGCCTGGCGAGCCTGGCCATCACACAGGTGAGTTCGCTCGAAACGCTGTGGGCCTTTCGCTTCGTGCAGGCACTGGGCGGGGGGGCCTGCGTGGTCAACTCGGCGGCTATCGTGCGCGACTGTTTCAGTGGTCGCGAGGCCGCCAAGGTGATGTCGACCATGGCCATGATCATGATGCTGGCGCCGTTGGCCGCCCCGGCCGTGGGCAGTGGTCTTCTGTACCTGGCTGACTGGTGGCTGATCTTTGTGTTCCTGGCGGCCTATGCCGCCTTTCTTGGCTGGTTGCTCGGCACTCGTCTGCCCGAAACGCGCTCGCCAGATCAGCCCACGGCCTCCTTCCGGCAAGTGCTTGGCAATTACGCCAGCGTTTTTCGCCACCGCGAGGCCATGGGCTATATCTGTGCGGTGGCGATGGCCTTTGCCGGGATGTTCGCGTTCATCACCGCGTCGCCCTTCCTGTACATGGACTATTACAGCCTGTCACCGGCCATGTACCCGGTGGTGTTCGGGGCCAATGTGGTGGTCATGGCGTCGTCGAATCGGCTTAACATCCTTCTCCTGCATTACCGCTCGCCCCAGCAGAACTTGCGCCTGGGGCTGGGTGTGCAGTTGCTGGCGGCCAGTGGGCTGGTGCTGGTCGTGGCCCTGGGGCTGGATTCGCTCTATACCGTGGTGCCGCTGATCATGCTGTTCATGGGGCAAATCGGTTTGATTACCCCTAATGCCATGAGCTCGCTACTGGAAAAGTTCAGCCACATGAGCGCGACTGCCACGGCGCTGCTGGGCAGCATTCAATTTTCCTGCGGTGCTCTGGCTGGGGTATTGGTCGGCGCTTTCGAGGTCGAGAGCCCTTGGCCGATGGTGCTGACGATGCTTGGCGTTTCTACCTTGGGCAACCTGGGCCTCAGGTTCTTGGTGCGAAGCGATGTCAATACCTGA
- a CDS encoding PstS family phosphate ABC transporter substrate-binding protein produces the protein MNRILKTTAIAAAVMGFATAAQARDQLRIVGSSTVYPFASYVAEEFGATTDYPTPVIESTGSGGGLRLFCNGVGDDTPDITNASRRIKVSEFERCAENGVTDITEAMVGYDGIAFAQSSKNDAMPVTREQLFMALAAQVPVDGKLVDNPYTQWNEIDSSLPAREIAVYGPPTTSGTRDAFEELVMEAASEDMEAYGGEGYTDIRADGAYIDAGENDNLIVKRLAENTDAFGIFGYSFLEENGDTLIGSSIDGVAPTPEAIGSGEYPVSRSLFFYVKNQHADNVPAMNDYANLFMSEKMIGDIGYLKGIGLIPAPEELRAERREQVANHKTLELSDIK, from the coding sequence ATGAACCGTATTCTCAAGACCACCGCCATTGCTGCCGCCGTTATGGGCTTTGCGACTGCCGCTCAGGCTCGCGACCAGCTGCGCATCGTCGGCTCCAGCACCGTGTATCCGTTTGCCAGCTACGTTGCAGAAGAATTCGGTGCCACTACCGATTACCCGACGCCGGTCATCGAATCCACCGGTTCCGGTGGCGGTCTGCGTCTGTTCTGCAACGGTGTGGGTGATGATACCCCCGATATCACCAACGCCTCTCGCCGTATCAAGGTCTCCGAGTTCGAGCGCTGTGCAGAGAACGGCGTGACCGATATCACCGAGGCCATGGTCGGTTATGACGGCATTGCCTTTGCCCAGTCCAGCAAAAATGACGCGATGCCCGTGACTCGCGAACAGCTGTTCATGGCGCTGGCCGCCCAGGTGCCGGTCGATGGCAAACTGGTCGATAACCCCTACACCCAGTGGAACGAGATCGACTCGTCTCTGCCGGCTCGTGAAATTGCCGTCTACGGTCCGCCCACTACCTCTGGCACCCGTGATGCTTTCGAAGAACTGGTCATGGAAGCCGCTTCCGAAGATATGGAAGCCTATGGTGGTGAAGGTTACACCGACATCCGCGCCGACGGCGCTTACATCGATGCTGGCGAAAACGATAACCTGATCGTTAAGCGTCTCGCCGAGAACACCGATGCTTTCGGTATCTTCGGCTACTCCTTCCTGGAAGAGAACGGCGACACCCTGATCGGCTCCAGCATCGACGGCGTGGCGCCGACGCCCGAGGCAATCGGCAGCGGCGAATACCCGGTGTCTCGTTCGCTGTTCTTCTACGTGAAGAACCAGCACGCCGACAACGTGCCGGCCATGAATGACTATGCCAACCTGTTCATGAGCGAGAAGATGATCGGTGACATCGGCTACCTCAAGGGCATCGGCCTGATCCCGGCTCCGGAGGAGCTGCGCGCCGAGCGTCGCGAACAAGTGGCCAACCACAAGACACTGGAACTGTCTGACATCAAGTGA